The Streptomyces achromogenes genome window below encodes:
- the ispG gene encoding flavodoxin-dependent (E)-4-hydroxy-3-methylbut-2-enyl-diphosphate synthase, with protein sequence MTAVDLGVPGMPVRPVAERRRSRQIQVGSVAVGGDAPVSVQSMTTTRTSDIGATLQQIAELTASGCQIVRVACPTQDDADALSTIARKSQIPVIADIHFQPKYVFAAIEAGCAAVRVNPGNIKQFDDKVREIAKAAKEHGTPIRIGVNAGSLDRRLLQKYGRATPEALVESALWEASLFEEHDFRDIKISVKHNDPVVMIEAYRQLAAQCDYPLHLGVTEAGPAFQGTIKSAVAFGALLCEGIGDTIRVSLSAPPVEEVKVGNQILESLNLKQRGLEIVSCPSCGRAQVDVYKLAEEVTAGLTGMEVPLRVAVMGCVVNGPGEAREADLGVASGNGKGQIFVKGEVIKTVPESKIVETLIEEAMRIAEQLEQDGAATGVPVATGTPAVTVS encoded by the coding sequence ATGACCGCCGTCGACCTCGGCGTCCCCGGGATGCCGGTCCGGCCGGTGGCCGAGCGCCGCAGGAGCCGGCAGATCCAGGTCGGCTCAGTGGCGGTGGGCGGAGACGCGCCGGTGTCGGTGCAGTCGATGACCACGACCCGCACGTCGGACATCGGCGCCACGCTCCAGCAGATCGCCGAGCTCACCGCGTCCGGCTGCCAGATCGTCCGCGTGGCCTGCCCGACGCAGGACGACGCCGACGCCCTGTCGACGATCGCCCGCAAGTCGCAGATCCCGGTCATCGCCGACATCCACTTCCAGCCGAAGTACGTCTTCGCCGCGATCGAGGCGGGCTGCGCGGCGGTCCGCGTCAACCCCGGCAACATCAAGCAGTTCGACGACAAGGTGCGGGAGATCGCGAAGGCGGCCAAGGAGCACGGCACGCCGATCCGTATCGGTGTCAACGCCGGTTCGCTGGACCGCCGGCTGCTGCAGAAGTACGGCAGGGCGACCCCTGAGGCGCTGGTGGAGTCGGCGTTGTGGGAGGCGTCCCTCTTCGAGGAGCACGACTTCCGCGACATCAAGATCTCGGTCAAGCACAACGACCCGGTGGTGATGATCGAGGCGTACCGGCAGCTCGCCGCGCAGTGCGACTACCCGCTCCACCTGGGCGTCACCGAGGCGGGTCCGGCGTTCCAGGGCACGATCAAGTCGGCGGTCGCCTTCGGCGCGCTGCTCTGCGAGGGCATCGGCGACACCATCCGGGTCTCCCTGTCGGCGCCGCCGGTGGAGGAGGTCAAGGTCGGCAACCAGATCCTGGAGTCCCTGAACCTCAAGCAGCGCGGTCTGGAGATCGTCTCCTGCCCGTCCTGCGGCCGCGCCCAGGTCGACGTCTACAAGCTCGCCGAAGAGGTCACGGCCGGTCTCACCGGCATGGAGGTCCCGCTGCGCGTCGCCGTCATGGGCTGCGTCGTCAACGGCCCCGGCGAGGCCCGCGAGGCCGACCTCGGCGTCGCCTCCGGCAACGGCAAGGGCCAGATCTTCGTGAAGGGCGAGGTCATCAAGACCGTCCCCGAGTCGAAGATCGTGGAGACCCTCATCGAGGAGGCCATGCGGATCGCCGAGCAGTTGGAGCAGGACGGGGCCGCGACCGGGGTCCCCGTGGCCACGGGGACCCCGGCAGTGACGGTGAGTTGA
- the dxs gene encoding 1-deoxy-D-xylulose-5-phosphate synthase, whose amino-acid sequence MTILETIRQPRDLKALSEAELGELADEIREFLIHAVARTGGHLGPNLGVVELTVALHRVFESPDDRILWDTGHQSYVHKLLTGRQDFSKLRGKGGLSGYPSREESVHDVIENSHASTALGWADGLAKARQVRGGKGHVVAVVGDGALTGGMAWEALNNIAAARDRPLIIVVNDNERSYAPTIGGLAHHLAALRTTDGYERVLAWGKDVLLRTPLVGHTVYESLHGAKKGFKDAFAPQGMFEDLGLKYVGPIDGHDVKAVESALRRAKRFHGPVLVHCLTEKGRGYEPALAHEEDHFHTVGAMDPLTCAPLAPAGGPSWTSVFGDEMVSIGEERDDVVAITAAMLHPVGLGRFAERFPDRVWDVGIAEQHATVSAAGLATGGLHPVVAVYATFLNRAFDQLLMDVALHRCGVTFVLDRAGVTGVDGASHNGMWDLSVLQVVPGLRIAAPRDADQLRAQLREAVAVDDAPTVIRFPKESVGPEIPAVGTVGGMDVLHRADRPEVLLVAVGVMAPVCLRAAELLRARGVACTVVDPRWVKPVDRALPGLAAEHRLVAVVEDNSRAAGVGSAVALALGDAEVDVPVRRFGIPEQFLAHAKRGEVLADVGLTPVEIAGRISASLAVRGVTSADGPLAGTLEEKPE is encoded by the coding sequence GTGACGATCCTGGAGACCATCCGGCAACCACGCGACCTGAAGGCGCTTTCCGAGGCGGAACTCGGTGAACTGGCGGACGAGATAAGAGAGTTTTTGATCCACGCGGTCGCCAGGACCGGTGGACATCTGGGGCCCAACCTGGGCGTGGTGGAACTGACCGTCGCCCTGCACCGGGTGTTCGAGTCGCCGGACGATCGCATCCTGTGGGACACCGGCCACCAGAGCTATGTGCACAAGCTTCTGACGGGCCGTCAGGACTTCTCCAAGCTGCGCGGGAAGGGCGGCCTGTCCGGCTACCCCTCGCGCGAGGAGTCCGTCCACGACGTCATCGAGAACAGTCACGCCTCCACCGCGCTGGGCTGGGCCGACGGGCTCGCCAAGGCGCGCCAGGTGCGGGGCGGGAAGGGTCATGTGGTCGCGGTCGTCGGCGACGGCGCGCTCACCGGCGGCATGGCCTGGGAGGCGCTGAACAACATCGCGGCCGCCAGGGACCGTCCGCTGATCATCGTCGTCAACGACAACGAGCGGTCGTACGCGCCCACCATCGGCGGCCTCGCCCACCACCTGGCGGCGCTGCGCACGACCGACGGCTACGAGAGGGTGCTGGCCTGGGGGAAGGACGTCCTGCTGCGCACCCCGCTGGTCGGGCACACCGTCTACGAGTCCCTGCACGGCGCGAAGAAGGGCTTCAAGGACGCCTTCGCCCCCCAGGGCATGTTCGAGGACCTCGGTCTGAAGTACGTCGGCCCGATCGACGGGCACGACGTCAAGGCCGTCGAGTCCGCGCTGCGGCGGGCGAAGCGCTTCCACGGGCCGGTGCTGGTGCACTGCCTGACCGAGAAGGGCCGCGGCTACGAACCCGCCCTCGCCCACGAGGAGGACCACTTCCACACCGTGGGCGCGATGGACCCGCTCACCTGCGCCCCGCTCGCGCCCGCCGGCGGGCCGTCCTGGACGTCCGTCTTCGGCGACGAGATGGTGTCGATCGGTGAGGAGCGCGACGACGTCGTGGCGATCACCGCGGCGATGCTGCACCCGGTGGGGCTCGGCAGGTTCGCCGAACGCTTCCCGGACCGCGTCTGGGACGTCGGCATAGCGGAGCAGCACGCGACGGTGAGCGCGGCGGGCCTGGCGACCGGCGGCCTGCACCCCGTCGTTGCCGTCTACGCGACCTTCCTCAACCGCGCCTTCGACCAGCTGCTGATGGACGTGGCGCTGCACCGCTGCGGGGTGACGTTCGTCCTGGACCGGGCCGGGGTCACCGGCGTCGACGGGGCGTCCCACAACGGGATGTGGGACCTGTCCGTGCTCCAGGTCGTGCCCGGACTGAGAATCGCCGCCCCGCGCGACGCCGACCAGCTCCGCGCCCAGCTGCGGGAGGCCGTCGCGGTGGACGACGCGCCGACGGTGATCCGCTTCCCCAAGGAGTCGGTCGGACCCGAGATCCCGGCGGTCGGCACGGTGGGCGGCATGGACGTCCTGCACCGCGCCGACCGGCCCGAGGTGCTGCTGGTGGCCGTCGGCGTGATGGCTCCGGTGTGCCTGCGGGCCGCCGAGCTGCTGCGGGCGCGGGGGGTCGCCTGCACGGTCGTCGACCCGCGGTGGGTCAAACCCGTCGACCGGGCCCTGCCCGGTCTCGCCGCCGAGCACCGGCTGGTGGCGGTCGTGGAGGACAACAGCCGGGCGGCGGGCGTCGGATCGGCGGTGGCGCTGGCCCTCGGGGACGCCGAGGTCGACGTGCCCGTCCGGCGGTTCGGCATTCCGGAGCAGTTCCTCGCGCACGCCAAGCGCGGCGAGGTGCTCGCCGACGTCGGTCTCACGCCCGTCGAGATCGCCGGCCGGATCAGCGCGAGCCTGGCCGTGCGGGGCGTCACGTCCGCCGACGGTCCGCTCGCCGGCACACTCGAGGAGAAGCCCGAATGA
- a CDS encoding aspartate aminotransferase family protein, which produces MTTEFDLGALLAERGAERYELHGRYLNHQLPRMLHTLGFDKVYERGEGAYFWDAEGHDYLDMLAGFGVMGLGRHHPVVRKALHDVLDAGLADLTRFDCQPLPGLLAEKLLAHSPHLDRAFFGNSGTEAVETALKFARYATGRPRILYCDHAFHGLTTGSLSVNGESGFRDGFAPLLPDTAVPLGDLDALARELKKGDVAALIVEPIQGKGVHEAPPGYLRAAQELLHKHKALLIADEVQTGLGRTGDFYAYQHEEGVEPDLVCVAKALSGGYVPVGATLGKDRIFKKVYSSMDRVLVHSASFGSNAQAMAAGLAVLSVMENEQIVANARATGDLLRTRLAALVDTYELLADVRGRGLMIGIEFGKPRSLKLRGRWTMLQAARKGLFAQMVVVPLLQRHRILTQVSGDHLEVIKLIPPLIVGEREVDRFVDAFTAVMDEAHSGGGLMWDFSKTLVKQAVANR; this is translated from the coding sequence ATGACCACGGAGTTCGACCTCGGCGCGCTGCTGGCCGAGCGCGGCGCCGAGCGCTACGAGCTGCACGGCAGGTATCTCAATCACCAGCTGCCGCGCATGCTGCACACCCTCGGCTTCGACAAGGTCTACGAGCGGGGCGAGGGCGCCTACTTCTGGGACGCCGAGGGCCACGACTACCTGGACATGCTCGCCGGGTTCGGGGTGATGGGCCTCGGCCGTCACCACCCCGTCGTCCGCAAGGCGCTGCACGACGTCCTCGACGCGGGGCTCGCCGACCTCACCCGTTTCGACTGCCAGCCGCTGCCGGGGCTGCTGGCCGAGAAGCTGCTCGCGCACAGCCCCCACCTGGACCGGGCGTTCTTCGGCAACAGCGGCACCGAAGCGGTGGAGACGGCGCTGAAGTTCGCCCGGTACGCCACCGGCCGGCCCAGGATCCTGTACTGCGACCACGCCTTCCACGGGCTCACCACCGGCTCGCTGTCGGTGAACGGCGAGTCGGGCTTCCGGGACGGCTTCGCCCCGCTGCTGCCCGACACGGCGGTCCCCCTCGGCGATCTCGACGCGCTGGCACGGGAGTTGAAGAAGGGTGACGTCGCCGCCCTGATCGTCGAGCCGATCCAGGGCAAGGGGGTGCACGAGGCGCCGCCCGGCTATCTGCGTGCGGCCCAGGAACTGCTGCACAAGCACAAGGCGCTGCTCATCGCGGACGAGGTGCAGACGGGCCTCGGGCGGACCGGCGACTTCTACGCCTACCAGCACGAGGAGGGCGTCGAGCCGGACCTCGTGTGCGTGGCCAAGGCGCTCTCCGGCGGCTATGTGCCGGTCGGGGCCACCCTCGGCAAAGACCGGATCTTCAAGAAGGTCTACTCCTCGATGGACCGGGTGCTGGTGCACTCGGCGAGCTTCGGCTCCAACGCGCAGGCCATGGCGGCCGGGCTCGCCGTGCTGTCCGTCATGGAGAACGAGCAGATCGTGGCGAACGCCCGGGCCACCGGCGACCTGCTCAGGACCCGGCTGGCGGCCCTCGTCGACACGTACGAGCTGCTGGCCGACGTCCGCGGTCGGGGTCTGATGATCGGCATCGAGTTCGGAAAACCCAGATCGCTGAAGCTGCGCGGCCGCTGGACGATGCTCCAGGCGGCCCGCAAGGGACTCTTCGCGCAGATGGTGGTCGTGCCGCTGCTGCAACGCCACCGGATCCTCACCCAGGTCTCCGGCGACCATCTGGAGGTGATCAAGCTGATCCCGCCGCTGATCGTCGGGGAGCGGGAGGTGGACCGGTTCGTCGACGCCTTCACCGCGGTGATGGACGAAGCGCACAGCGGCGGCGGACTGATGTGGGACTTCAGCAAGACCCTGGTCAAGCAGGCGGTCGCCAACCGCTGA
- a CDS encoding helix-turn-helix domain-containing protein produces the protein MSSTESEHPAQQPETLSAVAPQLRDLRRRAALTLETAARAAGLSPAHLSRLETGQRQPSLPMLLALARVYGTTVSELLGETAADRDAVVRAATMEPTRAGGWTYWQTGASGRAMQALRVHVPYGAQGDIVRVHPGEEWLHVLRGRLRLRLADTTELLGPGDSAHFDSLTPHRIAAQDADGVELLFVHTLLQSPTATLCLGPNPSETGVTS, from the coding sequence ATGAGCTCAACCGAGTCCGAGCACCCGGCTCAACAGCCCGAGACGCTCTCCGCCGTCGCCCCGCAACTGCGCGACCTGCGCCGCCGGGCCGCCCTCACCCTCGAGACCGCCGCCCGGGCGGCCGGGCTCTCGCCCGCGCATCTCTCCCGGCTGGAGACCGGGCAGCGGCAGCCCTCGCTGCCGATGCTGCTCGCTCTCGCCCGCGTCTACGGTACGACGGTCTCGGAGCTGCTCGGCGAGACGGCCGCCGACCGGGACGCCGTGGTGCGCGCCGCCACCATGGAGCCGACCCGCGCGGGCGGGTGGACGTACTGGCAGACCGGCGCCTCCGGGCGGGCGATGCAGGCCCTGCGGGTCCACGTCCCGTACGGGGCGCAGGGCGACATCGTGCGGGTGCACCCCGGCGAGGAATGGCTGCACGTACTGCGCGGGCGGCTGCGGCTGCGCCTCGCGGACACCACGGAGCTGCTCGGGCCCGGTGACAGCGCGCACTTCGACTCGCTCACCCCGCACCGCATCGCCGCCCAGGACGCCGACGGGGTCGAGCTCCTGTTCGTCCACACCCTGCTGCAGAGCCCCACGGCCACGCTGTGCCTGGGCCCCAACCCGTCGGAGACCGGAGTGACGTCATGA
- a CDS encoding DUF6126 family protein, with product MSDIEEKFPRTLWIRLIIYIAVGHLFAGFLWLLFEVGAKQ from the coding sequence ATGAGCGACATCGAGGAGAAGTTCCCCCGCACCCTGTGGATCCGGCTGATCATCTACATCGCCGTCGGACATCTCTTCGCGGGGTTCCTCTGGCTGCTGTTCGAGGTGGGCGCCAAGCAGTAG
- a CDS encoding tyrosine-protein phosphatase, with protein sequence MTQQIPSTEPELAGVRNFRDVGGLPTVDGRRVRHGVLFRSGHLAHATDEDAAFLAGLGLHTVFDFRNTADQKLEGPDVELPGVRNVNLPLSDPADGAEFWKMVRDGEIDQLRGILGDGKAAGRMIASYRRIVTERTAEHSQVLHALAEDSVPALMHCAAGKDRAGLSVAVTLLAVGVEREAILGDYLESNAKHRRYKVRRSATSAAAYSPEVMELLGPLFDARAEYLEAAFETVEQTWGGVDAYLERGLGLSPETRARLRERLLD encoded by the coding sequence GTGACGCAGCAGATCCCGTCGACCGAGCCCGAGCTGGCCGGCGTGCGCAACTTCCGGGACGTGGGGGGTCTGCCGACCGTCGACGGCCGGCGCGTGCGCCACGGCGTGCTGTTCCGCAGCGGCCACCTCGCGCACGCGACCGACGAGGACGCGGCGTTCCTCGCCGGCCTGGGCCTGCACACCGTCTTCGACTTCCGCAACACCGCGGACCAGAAGCTGGAGGGCCCGGACGTCGAACTGCCGGGCGTGCGCAACGTGAACCTGCCCCTGTCGGACCCGGCGGACGGCGCCGAGTTCTGGAAGATGGTGCGGGACGGCGAGATCGACCAGCTGCGCGGCATCCTCGGCGACGGCAAGGCGGCCGGCCGGATGATCGCCTCCTACCGCAGGATCGTCACGGAGCGCACGGCGGAGCACTCACAGGTGCTGCACGCGCTCGCCGAGGACAGCGTGCCGGCGCTGATGCACTGCGCGGCGGGCAAGGACCGCGCGGGCCTGTCCGTCGCGGTGACGCTGCTCGCCGTGGGCGTGGAGCGCGAGGCGATCCTCGGCGACTACCTGGAGTCCAACGCCAAGCACCGCCGCTACAAGGTGCGCCGCAGCGCCACCTCGGCCGCCGCCTACTCCCCCGAGGTCATGGAACTGCTCGGCCCGCTCTTCGACGCCCGCGCGGAGTATCTCGAGGCGGCCTTCGAGACCGTGGAGCAGACCTGGGGCGGCGTCGACGCCTATCTGGAACGGGGCCTCGGCCTCTCCCCCGAGACCCGCGCCCGACTGCGCGAGCGGCTCCTGGACTGA
- a CDS encoding alpha-galactosidase, translated as MPEIADAGRTWVLSGPTSSYALHLTEAHELVHLHWGPRIALADAEALAALPWSERGASFESPLDGREEYPVEGGPRFVRPALSVRTDERRGTEWTFEAHERDGDELRLRFRDAGLAVTLHYRMRGDVVERWTTLRNEGEQPLELLRADSATWTLPERDDWRLSQLHGRWAAESRLARTPLGHGETVIGSRRGHTGHQHLPWVALDTDATEERGEVYGCALGWSGSWRIAVARLPDARVQITGGAGYDDSGLLRLTAGESFATPVFAGLWSDAGFGGASRAWHAYQRAHVVPDAERDRPVLFNSWEATYFDISEEQQATLARRAAAIGVELFVVDDGWFGARTGDHAGLGDWQPNPDRFPNGLKPLADYVRALGMQFGIWVEPEMVNPDSDLYRAHPDWVQFQPGRKRTEFRNQLMLNLAREDVQEYLWEQLDGLLSSAPIDYVKWDFNRCFTDAGWPDDPYPQRLWVDHVRALYGLLDRLRAAHPGVAFESCSGGGGRVDLGIMSRTDQVWTSDNTDPLDRLDIQHGFSQIHPARVMAAWVTDSPNTQLNGRVSSLRFRFVSAMAGVLGVGGDLAEWSEEELAEARRWVDCYKDIRTLVQQGDLYRLRPPAGGLSAVQYVLGDETVVLAWLPAQRFGEPVPALRLRGLDPTASYECRETGEIHRGAVLLHHGMRTGLRGDLDATVIRLRRI; from the coding sequence ATGCCCGAGATCGCCGACGCCGGCCGCACCTGGGTCCTGTCCGGGCCCACGAGCAGTTATGCCCTCCACCTGACCGAGGCCCACGAGCTGGTCCATCTGCACTGGGGCCCGCGCATCGCGCTCGCCGACGCCGAGGCGCTGGCCGCGCTTCCCTGGTCGGAGCGGGGCGCGTCCTTCGAGTCCCCGCTCGACGGCCGCGAGGAGTACCCGGTCGAGGGCGGCCCCCGGTTCGTCCGGCCCGCCCTCTCGGTGCGCACCGACGAACGCCGCGGCACCGAATGGACCTTCGAGGCGCACGAGCGGGACGGCGACGAACTGCGGCTGCGCTTCCGGGACGCCGGCCTCGCCGTCACCCTGCACTACCGGATGCGCGGCGACGTCGTCGAGCGGTGGACGACCCTGCGCAACGAGGGCGAGCAGCCGCTGGAGCTGCTCCGCGCGGACTCGGCCACCTGGACCCTGCCCGAACGGGACGACTGGCGGCTGTCGCAGCTGCACGGCCGCTGGGCCGCCGAGTCGCGGCTCGCGCGCACCCCGCTCGGCCACGGCGAGACGGTCATCGGCAGCCGCCGCGGCCACACCGGCCACCAGCACCTGCCCTGGGTCGCCCTCGACACCGACGCCACCGAGGAGCGCGGCGAGGTCTACGGCTGCGCCCTCGGCTGGTCGGGCTCCTGGCGGATCGCCGTCGCCCGGCTCCCCGACGCGCGTGTGCAGATCACCGGCGGCGCCGGGTACGACGACTCGGGCCTGCTGCGTCTGACGGCGGGCGAGTCCTTCGCCACGCCGGTCTTCGCCGGCCTGTGGAGCGACGCCGGCTTCGGCGGGGCGAGCCGCGCCTGGCACGCCTACCAGCGGGCGCATGTGGTCCCGGACGCCGAGCGGGACCGGCCGGTGCTGTTCAACTCCTGGGAGGCCACCTACTTCGACATCTCCGAGGAGCAGCAGGCGACCCTCGCCCGGCGCGCCGCGGCGATCGGCGTCGAGCTCTTCGTGGTGGACGACGGCTGGTTCGGGGCCCGCACCGGCGACCATGCCGGGCTCGGTGACTGGCAGCCCAACCCGGACCGCTTCCCGAACGGGCTGAAGCCCCTCGCCGACTACGTGCGCGCCCTCGGCATGCAGTTCGGCATCTGGGTCGAGCCCGAGATGGTCAACCCGGACAGCGACCTCTACCGGGCGCACCCGGACTGGGTGCAGTTTCAACCCGGACGAAAGCGGACGGAGTTCCGCAATCAGCTCATGCTGAACCTCGCGCGTGAAGACGTCCAGGAGTACCTCTGGGAACAGCTCGACGGGCTGCTGTCCAGCGCACCGATCGACTACGTCAAGTGGGACTTCAACCGCTGCTTCACGGACGCCGGCTGGCCGGACGACCCCTATCCGCAACGCCTGTGGGTCGACCACGTACGGGCCCTGTACGGCCTCCTGGACCGGCTGCGGGCGGCCCACCCGGGCGTCGCCTTCGAGTCCTGCTCGGGCGGCGGCGGGCGCGTCGACCTGGGAATCATGAGCCGCACCGACCAGGTGTGGACCTCCGACAACACCGACCCGCTGGACCGGCTCGACATCCAGCACGGCTTCAGTCAGATCCACCCCGCACGGGTCATGGCCGCGTGGGTCACCGACAGCCCCAACACGCAGCTCAACGGGCGGGTCAGCTCGCTGCGCTTCCGGTTCGTCAGCGCGATGGCCGGGGTGCTCGGCGTCGGCGGGGACCTCGCCGAGTGGAGCGAGGAGGAGCTCGCCGAGGCGCGCCGGTGGGTGGACTGCTACAAAGACATCCGCACCCTCGTGCAGCAGGGCGACCTGTATCGGCTGCGTCCGCCGGCGGGCGGCCTGAGCGCCGTCCAGTACGTGCTCGGCGACGAGACGGTCGTCCTCGCCTGGCTCCCGGCCCAGCGGTTCGGCGAGCCCGTTCCGGCGCTGCGGCTGCGCGGACTCGACCCGACGGCGTCGTACGAATGCCGTGAAACAGGTGAAATCCACCGAGGTGCGGTACTCCTGCATCACGGGATGCGCACCGGACTGCGGGGCGACCTCGATGCGACGGTTATCCGACTGCGTCGTATCTGA
- a CDS encoding M23 family metallopeptidase yields MPAKGKHRRPKAQRFTRSIAAAGTGGAALALPLMAASGAHAATPESASQAVSQTVAQTVSHKSAQAAPVTRKTAATTYTVRSGDYLSKIATEQHVSGGWHRLYRDNREAVGADPSLIHPGLKLSIGGKAATGAAKSSGPSAGSSSADSSSKSSKSSKSSKASKASKSSESSSSGSSAKAATQAVESAAGFTLPVSGATVGTPYHQSGSMWSSGYHTGVDFVVPTGTSLKAVAEGTVVSAGWGGAYGNQVVIKLNDGYYAQYAHLSQLSVSAGQTVGAGQQVGLSGATGNVTGPHLHFEIRTTPDYGSDVDPIAYLRSHGVSVG; encoded by the coding sequence ATGCCCGCGAAGGGTAAGCACCGCCGTCCCAAGGCCCAGCGTTTCACCCGTTCCATAGCCGCCGCCGGAACCGGCGGGGCCGCGCTCGCCCTTCCGCTCATGGCCGCCTCCGGCGCTCACGCGGCCACTCCGGAGTCCGCGTCCCAGGCGGTCTCCCAGACCGTCGCGCAGACGGTTTCGCACAAGTCCGCGCAGGCCGCTCCGGTGACCCGGAAGACCGCCGCCACGACCTACACCGTGCGCTCCGGCGACTACCTCTCGAAGATCGCGACCGAGCAGCACGTCAGCGGCGGCTGGCACAGGCTGTACCGGGACAACCGTGAGGCCGTCGGCGCCGACCCCTCGCTGATCCACCCCGGCCTCAAGCTGTCGATCGGCGGGAAGGCCGCGACCGGCGCCGCCAAGTCGTCCGGCCCGTCCGCCGGTTCGTCCTCGGCGGACTCTTCCTCGAAGTCCTCGAAGTCCTCGAAGTCCTCGAAGGCGTCGAAGGCGTCGAAGTCGTCGGAGTCGTCGTCCTCCGGGTCCTCCGCGAAGGCGGCCACCCAGGCCGTCGAGAGCGCGGCCGGGTTCACCCTGCCCGTGTCCGGCGCCACCGTCGGCACCCCGTACCACCAGTCGGGCAGCATGTGGTCCAGCGGCTACCACACCGGCGTCGACTTCGTCGTCCCGACCGGCACCTCGCTGAAGGCCGTCGCCGAGGGCACCGTCGTCTCCGCGGGATGGGGCGGCGCCTACGGCAACCAGGTCGTCATCAAGCTGAACGACGGCTACTACGCCCAGTACGCCCACCTGTCCCAGCTCTCCGTCTCGGCCGGCCAGACCGTCGGCGCGGGCCAGCAGGTCGGGCTCTCCGGCGCGACGGGCAACGTGACCGGACCGCACCTGCACTTCGAGATCCGCACCACGCCGGACTACGGCTCGGACGTCGACCCGATCGCCTACCTCCGCTCCCACGGCGTCTCCGTCGGCTGA
- a CDS encoding DUF6250 domain-containing protein has product MTTTRRAFGTLAASAALAALAPSTTASAAPRRRRLIAHDDFRHGLGRWAVERERGGTVTASCGSLEIDVPAGATVWFTRRLDGPYVLEYVATPVSAGGPNDRVSDLNNFWNAVDVRSPDDLFATARGGALAEYDHLKTYYVGYGANGNTTTRMRRYVGEPGVRPLLYDYTEPLLVANRPHHVRIVSDGSVVRWWNNGRLVFDHTDPEPYTSGHFAFRTTWSHFRINDFRVWSLIP; this is encoded by the coding sequence GTGACGACGACGCGCAGAGCATTCGGCACACTCGCCGCCTCCGCCGCCCTGGCCGCCCTCGCCCCATCGACGACGGCGAGCGCCGCACCCCGCCGCCGTCGGCTGATCGCCCACGACGACTTCCGGCACGGCCTCGGCCGATGGGCCGTCGAGCGGGAGCGGGGCGGTACGGTCACCGCCTCCTGCGGAAGCCTCGAGATCGACGTGCCCGCCGGCGCGACCGTCTGGTTCACGCGGCGGCTCGACGGGCCGTACGTCCTCGAGTACGTCGCCACGCCCGTCTCCGCCGGCGGGCCCAACGACCGCGTCTCCGATCTCAACAACTTCTGGAACGCCGTCGACGTCCGCTCCCCGGACGATCTCTTCGCCACCGCGCGCGGCGGCGCCCTCGCCGAGTACGACCATCTCAAGACGTACTACGTGGGCTACGGCGCCAACGGCAACACCACGACCAGGATGCGCCGTTACGTGGGCGAGCCGGGCGTGCGCCCGCTGCTGTACGACTACACCGAGCCGCTGCTCGTCGCGAACCGGCCGCACCACGTGCGGATCGTCTCCGACGGCTCGGTCGTGCGCTGGTGGAACAACGGCCGGCTGGTCTTCGACCACACCGACCCGGAGCCCTACACGAGCGGCCACTTCGCCTTCCGCACCACCTGGAGCCACTTCCGCATCAACGACTTCCGCGTGTGGTCCCTTATTCCCTGA
- a CDS encoding SGNH/GDSL hydrolase family protein has product MIGSYVAVGDSFTEGVGDPGPDGAFVGWADRFAVLLADLRPEGDFAYANLAVRGKLLDQIMEDQLPRAVELAPDLVSFCAGGNDILRPGTDPDEVAERFERAISSLTAVAGTVMVTTGFDTRGVPVLKHLRGKIATYNGHVRAVADRYGCPVLDLWSLKSVQDRRAWDGDRLHLSPEGHTRVALRAGQVLGLDVPADPEQPWPLLPPRGALDVRRDDVHWAREYLVPWIGRRLRGESSGDHVIAKGALSPDDIRMRIAAVA; this is encoded by the coding sequence GTGATCGGGTCGTACGTGGCGGTGGGGGACAGCTTCACCGAAGGCGTCGGCGACCCCGGCCCCGACGGGGCGTTCGTCGGCTGGGCCGACCGGTTCGCGGTGCTTCTCGCGGACCTGCGGCCCGAAGGCGACTTCGCCTACGCCAACCTCGCGGTCCGCGGCAAGCTGCTCGACCAGATCATGGAGGACCAGCTCCCCAGGGCGGTGGAACTCGCCCCGGACCTGGTCTCCTTCTGCGCGGGCGGCAACGACATCCTCCGTCCCGGCACCGACCCGGACGAGGTCGCCGAGCGTTTCGAGCGCGCGATCTCCTCCCTGACCGCCGTCGCCGGCACGGTCATGGTGACCACCGGCTTCGACACCCGTGGCGTCCCCGTGCTGAAACACCTGCGCGGCAAGATCGCCACCTACAACGGGCACGTCCGCGCCGTCGCCGACCGGTACGGCTGTCCCGTGCTCGACCTGTGGTCCCTGAAGTCCGTGCAGGACCGCAGGGCCTGGGACGGCGACCGGCTCCACCTCTCCCCGGAGGGGCACACGCGGGTGGCCCTGCGCGCCGGGCAGGTCCTCGGCCTCGACGTGCCGGCCGATCCGGAGCAGCCCTGGCCGCTGCTCCCGCCGCGCGGCGCCCTCGACGTACGGCGCGACGACGTGCACTGGGCGCGCGAGTACCTGGTGCCCTGGATCGGGCGCCGATTGCGCGGGGAGTCCTCCGGCGATCATGTGATCGCCAAGGGCGCGCTCTCGCCGGACGACATCAGGATGCGCATCGCGGCCGTCGCGTAG